The following proteins come from a genomic window of Spea bombifrons isolate aSpeBom1 chromosome 10, aSpeBom1.2.pri, whole genome shotgun sequence:
- the LOC128467532 gene encoding histamine H3 receptor-like: MNSSAAELQSGNGCLAAGEDQLQHYGQFSPGVSILLAVVMALMVLATVLGNALVILAFIVDKGLRTQGNFFFLNLAIADFLVGGFCIPLYIPYVLTGHWKFGKVLCKLWLVMDYLLCTASVFNIVLISYDRFISVTKAVSYRAQKGMTRSAVLKMLVVWVAAFLLYGPAIISWEYIARSTILPEGECYVEFYYNWYFLMIASTVEFFTPFISVTYFNLSIYINIKKRTIMRNEELAQGQEHCEMTFQGKRKEHLIFFVKPADKLHCETKKQTTCLTSTIASTARHREEKLEGHMLDLNISQDLPPLQVEVQNKRPQDCFYKTVENACSNIRQDMASSIANRFRLSRDKRVAKSLAIIVCVFGLCWAPYTLLMIIRAACHGRCVQHYLYEISFWLLWLNSAINPVLYPLCHMSFRKAFMKLLCPGKVKIHPHLFL; this comes from the exons ATGAACAGTTCCGCAGCGGAACTTCAGTCCGGGAACGGGTGCCTGGCTGCCGGGGAGGATCAGCTTCAGCACTACGGACAGTTCTCCCCCGGGGTCTCCATTCTCCTGGCCGTTGTCATGGCTCTCATGGTCCTCGCAACAGTCCTGGGGAATGCCCTGGTCATCCTGGCTTTCATCGTGGACAAAGGACTCCGCACCCAGGGCAATTTCTTCTTCCTCAACTTAGCGATCGCAGATTTCTTAGTGG GTGGCTTCTGCATTCCTCTGTATATCCCCTATGTCCTGACCGGCCACTGGAAGTTTGGGAAAGTCCTGTGCAAGTTGTGGCTAGTGATGGATTACCTCCTATGCACAGCTTCTGTCTTCAACATTGTGCTTATCAGCTATGACAGATTCATCTCTGTCACCAAAGCG GTGTCTTACAGAGCACAGAAAGGAATGACTCGGAGCGCGGTGTTAAAGATGTTGGTGGTTTGGGTGGCAGCGTTTCTGCTGTATGGACCAGCCATCATTAGTTGGGAATACATTGCCAGGTCCACCATTTTACCGGAAGGAGAATGCTACGTGGAATTTTATTACAACTGGTACTTTCTAATGATCGCCTCCACCGTGGAATTCTTCACGCCCTTCATCAGCGTTACATATTTTAATCTGAGCATCTACATCAACATCAAGAAAAGGACCATCATGCGAAACGAAGAGTTGGCCCAAGGGCAGGAGCATTGTGAGATGACTTTCCAGGGCAAGAGGAAAGAACACCttatattttttgtgaagcCTGCAGACAAGCTACACTGTGAGACTAAAAAACAGACCACCTGCCTGACTTCTACAATTGCTTCGACTGCAAGACACAGGGAAGAGAAACTTGAAGGCCACATGCTGGACCTCAACATTAGTCAAGATCTCCCACCGCTACAGGTTGAGGTCCAGAACAAAAGACCTCAAGACTGCTTTTACAAAACTGTTGAAAATGCTTGCAGTAATATCAGACAGGACATGGCTAGTAGCATTGCCAATCGTTTTAGGCTATCCAGAGACAAGAGGGTGGCCAAGTCCCTGGCtatcattgtttgtgtattTGGCCTCTGCTGGGCACCGTACACGTTACTGATGATAATCAGGGCTGCTTGTCATGGGCGCTGTGTCCAGCACTATCTCTATGAGATATCCTTTTGGCTTCTGTGGCTTAACTCAGCCATTAACCCTGTGTTATACCCTCTTTGCCATATGAGTTTCAGAAAAGCTTTCATGAAGTTGCTTTGTCCAGGAAAGGTAAAAATACACCCACActtatttttgtaa